A stretch of the Ipomoea triloba cultivar NCNSP0323 chromosome 16, ASM357664v1 genome encodes the following:
- the LOC116007912 gene encoding zinc finger BED domain-containing protein RICESLEEPER 3-like — protein MLSCALKFKEAFKMLQDRDPFFDSCPSEADWDNVSKVCSILEAFWIATHVISGCEYPTSNLFLQEVQKIKSALDGRVDDEDSFIRNLVLIMKMKFDKYWGECNLLMGPFYITISTLLFQLLIKEII, from the exons ATGTTAAGTTGTGCACTTAAGTTCAAAGAAGCTTTTAAGATGCTACAAGATCGTGATCCATTCTTTGACAGTTGTCCATCGGAAGCTGATTGGGATAATGTTAGCAAAGTTTGCTCAATATTAGAGGCTTTTTGGATAGCAACTCACGTAATTTCAG GTTGTGAGTACCCAACTTCAAATTTATTTCTTCAGGAAGTTCAAAAAATCAAATCAGCATTGGATGGTCGTGTAGATGATGAAGATTCCTTTATTCGAAATTTGGTTCTGATAATGAAGATGAAGTTTGATAAATATTGGGGTGAGTGTAATTTGTTGATG GGACCTTTCTATATAACTATATCAACATTATTGTTCCAACTGTTGATTAAGGAAATCATCTAA
- the LOC116007913 gene encoding cysteine proteinase inhibitor B-like has translation MAKVAGLIKLLLVISVVLAFAGYAAAQEAAASGGKTEVSDVKSNAEVQNLGRKAVMEFNKRLNVKVNPENNAKRLVFTEVIKAEKQVVAGEKYFLTIKATSEDGQTKTYESEMWLAPKA, from the exons atggcGAAAGTTGCAGGACTAATCAAGCTTCTCCTTGTGATTTCCGTGGTTCTAGCCTTCGCAGGCTATGCCGCCGCGCAAGAGGCGGCGGCGTCAGGGGGGAAAACAGAGGTGAGTGACGTGAAGAGCAATGCGGAGGTTCAAAATCTGGGGAGGAAAGCCGTAATGGAGTTCAACAAGCGCCTGAATGTGAAGGTGAATCCTGAGAACAATGCAAAGAGGCTGGTGTTCACGGAGGTGATCAAGGCGGAGAAGCAGGTGGTGGCCGGAGAGAAGTACTTCCTCACCATCAAGGCCACCTCCGAAGATGGCCAGACCAAGACGTACGAATCCGAGATGTGG CTAGCACCAAAGGCTTAA